From one Neorhizobium galegae genomic stretch:
- a CDS encoding ABC transporter ATP-binding protein has protein sequence MASISLKKLNKSYGALTVVHDIDLEIADKEFIILVGPSGCGKSTTLRMIAGLEEISGGELQIGGDLMNDVPSKDRDIAMVFQNYALYPHMTVYKNMAFGLQLRKVSRDFIDSQVQDAAKILDITHLLNRKPKALSGGQRQRVALGRAMVRNPAVFLLDEPLSNLDAKLRGTMRAEITKLHKRLHATFIYVTHDQIEAMTMADRIVVMKDGHIQQVDTPQNLYDRPVNMFVAGFIGAPQMNMMPSVIERRGERYFALFDGRELPLPAHFDRSRIAPYEGRELVIGIRPENFHELPPADIAPENLAPFSAVMELAEPMGSEIHLNIVAGGRSLIARVSPRFKGAIGDEVKLVVDTTNMQLFDRQTERSILY, from the coding sequence ATGGCCAGCATTTCACTGAAAAAACTGAACAAGTCCTACGGCGCCCTCACTGTCGTCCATGACATCGACCTGGAGATCGCCGACAAGGAATTCATCATTCTCGTCGGCCCTTCGGGTTGCGGCAAATCGACGACGCTGCGGATGATCGCCGGGCTGGAGGAGATTTCCGGCGGCGAGCTCCAGATCGGCGGCGACCTGATGAACGATGTGCCGTCCAAGGACCGCGACATCGCCATGGTCTTCCAGAACTATGCGCTCTATCCGCATATGACCGTCTACAAGAACATGGCTTTCGGCCTGCAGCTTCGCAAAGTCTCCCGGGATTTCATCGACAGCCAGGTTCAGGACGCCGCGAAAATCCTCGACATCACCCACCTTCTCAACCGCAAGCCGAAGGCACTGTCCGGCGGCCAGCGCCAGCGCGTCGCACTCGGGCGTGCCATGGTGCGCAATCCGGCGGTCTTCCTGCTGGACGAACCGCTCTCCAATCTCGACGCCAAGCTTCGCGGCACCATGCGCGCCGAGATCACCAAGCTGCACAAGCGTCTGCATGCCACCTTCATCTACGTCACCCACGACCAGATCGAGGCGATGACCATGGCGGATCGCATCGTGGTGATGAAGGACGGGCATATCCAGCAGGTCGACACGCCGCAGAACCTCTATGATCGGCCGGTCAACATGTTCGTCGCCGGCTTCATCGGCGCACCGCAGATGAACATGATGCCGTCCGTGATCGAGCGGCGCGGTGAGAGATATTTTGCCTTGTTCGACGGGCGGGAACTGCCATTGCCGGCCCATTTCGACAGAAGCCGCATCGCACCCTACGAAGGCCGCGAGCTGGTCATCGGCATCCGGCCCGAGAATTTTCACGAATTGCCGCCGGCCGATATCGCGCCGGAAAACCTGGCGCCCTTCAGCGCGGTCATGGAACTGGCCGAACCGATGGGCTCGGAAATCCATCTCAACATCGTCGCCGGAGGACGCAGCCTGATCGCGCGCGTGTCGCCCCGGTTCAAGGGCGCAATCGGCGACGAGGTCAAGCTGGTCGTCGACACCACCAATATGCAGTTGTTCGACAGGCAAACGGAGCGCTCGATCCTTTATTAG
- a CDS encoding ABC transporter permease, with the protein MDNRNRRLDLVLAVGAAAMVLLPWYRIEKGFLSFSWLGDFPGAATVAPGMLQIFVHGRLWLLAALLALVGAAAARFVTDPMRRGALLAWSGGFGVVFLALQGLAIGSTGWSWTITQTLFGELAGGQSSMGAGAVLMSVVFVLLFSFGLAERGVMRGDAFVVSTISVLIFLVAVFVFYPIGSMFIGAFQDFDGSVNFDGFSRNIAESSIWSLDCLAGGTRCGIAWRTLFLAIMTAAGSTLLGLAFALVATRTHFPFKKGLRLLTVLPIITPPFVIGLALTLLFGRAGVVTQGLSSVFGIEPSRWLYGLTGIWIAQVLSFTPISFLVLIGVVEGVSPSMEEASQTLRANRWRTFWRVSLPLMKPGLANAFLIGFIESMADFGNPLVLGGSHGVLSTEIFFAVVGSQNDPARAAVLAMILLCFTLSAFLAQRLWLSGKNFATVTGKGDSGAHIALPRPLSITVHMLVIPWMIFTLIVYGMIIFGGFVKTWGLDNTLTLAHYAKAFSVTVRDGSLVWTGVAWNSFWTTMEIALISAPLTAAVGLATAYVIVRQKFAGRELFEFALMMSFAIPGTVIGISYIMAFNLPPLEMTGTALVLVACFVFRNMPVGVRGGIAAMSQLDKSLDEASMTLGATSFRTIRKVILPLLRPAITAALVYSFVRAITSISAVVFLVSAQYNMATSYIVGLVENGEYGVAIAYSSMLIVVMIAVITGFQLIVGERRLRRENRISAELARVPTSLQQEKIA; encoded by the coding sequence ATGGACAATCGCAATCGCAGACTTGACCTTGTCCTTGCCGTCGGCGCGGCGGCCATGGTCTTGTTGCCGTGGTACCGGATCGAGAAGGGTTTCCTGTCATTCTCCTGGCTGGGGGACTTCCCGGGGGCGGCCACGGTCGCTCCCGGGATGCTGCAGATCTTCGTGCACGGCCGGCTTTGGTTGTTGGCCGCCTTGCTGGCACTTGTCGGCGCGGCCGCGGCGCGGTTCGTGACCGACCCGATGCGGCGCGGCGCGCTTCTCGCCTGGTCGGGCGGCTTCGGTGTCGTCTTTCTCGCGCTCCAGGGGCTCGCAATCGGCAGTACCGGCTGGAGCTGGACAATCACCCAGACGCTCTTCGGTGAGCTCGCCGGCGGCCAGTCGTCGATGGGTGCCGGCGCCGTCCTGATGTCCGTGGTCTTCGTCCTCTTATTTTCCTTCGGCCTTGCCGAAAGGGGTGTGATGCGCGGCGACGCGTTTGTCGTCTCGACCATTTCCGTGCTGATCTTCCTCGTCGCGGTCTTCGTCTTTTATCCGATCGGCAGCATGTTCATCGGTGCCTTCCAGGACTTCGACGGTTCGGTGAATTTCGATGGATTCAGCCGCAACATCGCCGAATCCTCGATCTGGAGCCTCGATTGTCTTGCCGGCGGCACACGCTGCGGGATCGCCTGGCGCACACTTTTCCTGGCGATCATGACGGCTGCAGGCTCGACGCTGCTGGGTCTCGCCTTCGCGCTGGTCGCAACCCGCACGCATTTTCCCTTCAAGAAGGGCCTGCGGCTGCTGACCGTGCTGCCGATCATCACCCCGCCCTTCGTCATCGGCCTTGCGCTGACGCTTCTGTTCGGCCGCGCCGGCGTCGTCACCCAGGGCCTTTCGTCGGTCTTCGGCATCGAGCCGAGCCGCTGGCTCTATGGCCTCACCGGCATCTGGATCGCCCAGGTTCTCTCCTTTACGCCGATTTCCTTTCTCGTTCTGATCGGCGTCGTCGAAGGGGTCAGCCCCTCGATGGAGGAGGCTTCCCAGACATTGCGGGCAAACCGCTGGCGCACCTTCTGGCGCGTTTCCCTGCCGCTGATGAAGCCCGGGCTCGCAAACGCCTTCCTGATCGGCTTCATCGAAAGCATGGCCGATTTCGGCAACCCGCTGGTGCTCGGCGGCAGCCATGGCGTGCTTTCGACGGAAATCTTCTTTGCCGTCGTCGGCTCGCAGAACGATCCGGCCCGCGCCGCAGTGCTTGCGATGATCCTGCTCTGCTTCACGCTGTCGGCCTTCCTCGCCCAGCGGCTCTGGCTTTCAGGCAAGAATTTCGCGACCGTCACCGGCAAGGGCGACAGCGGCGCCCATATCGCGCTGCCCCGCCCGCTTTCGATTACCGTACATATGCTCGTCATCCCCTGGATGATCTTCACGCTCATCGTCTACGGCATGATCATCTTCGGTGGCTTCGTGAAGACCTGGGGCCTCGACAACACCCTGACGCTTGCCCATTACGCCAAGGCTTTCTCCGTCACCGTCCGCGACGGTTCGCTGGTCTGGACCGGGGTTGCCTGGAATTCCTTCTGGACGACGATGGAGATCGCGCTGATCTCGGCGCCGCTGACGGCTGCCGTCGGACTGGCCACGGCCTATGTGATCGTGCGGCAGAAATTTGCCGGCCGTGAACTCTTCGAGTTCGCCCTGATGATGAGCTTTGCCATTCCCGGCACGGTCATCGGCATCAGCTACATCATGGCCTTCAACCTGCCGCCGCTCGAAATGACCGGCACGGCGCTGGTCCTCGTCGCCTGCTTCGTCTTCCGCAACATGCCGGTCGGGGTGCGCGGCGGCATCGCCGCCATGAGCCAGCTCGACAAGAGCCTCGACGAAGCCTCGATGACGCTGGGAGCAACCAGCTTCCGCACCATCCGCAAGGTCATCCTGCCGCTCCTGAGGCCGGCGATCACCGCCGCACTCGTCTATTCCTTCGTGCGCGCCATCACCTCGATCAGCGCCGTCGTCTTCCTGGTCAGCGCCCAGTACAACATGGCGACCTCCTATATCGTCGGCCTGGTCGAGAACGGCGAATACGGCGTGGCGATCGCCTATTCCTCCATGCTGATCGTGGTGATGATCGCCGTCATCACCGGTTTTCAGCTGATCGTCGGCGAGCGGCGGTTAAGGCGCGAGAACCGCATCTCGGCCGAACTCGCCCGTGTCCCGACTTCCCTGCAGCAGGAGAAAATCGCATGA
- a CDS encoding DUF2264 domain-containing protein: protein MIYDPVRANPLCGNPLLSQADLGRAVLDLFKPLLPYFSQGGARVRLSATGAHFDRAAADLEGFARPLWGIVPLAAGGHDFPHWDLYRRGLANGTDPSHPEYWGDISDRDQRQVELAAVGFALAMVPEHIWDPLSEGQKKTVAAYLLSAHDKEFVDNNWKFFRVLIDLGLTRVGISLDRSKTEKYLDETEAFRLGEGWYRDGPVKRVDHYIPFALHFYALIYSVLATADTARGDAYRERARVFAQDIRHWFGPDGAALAFGRSQTYRFAAGGFWGALAFAGVEALPWAEIKGYYMRHIRWWSKLPIADRDGVLSIGYGYPNLLMSESYNSPGSPYWALKFFLPLALPADHPFWLAQEAPAPSFADPVPLEEPGMVAMHTPGNVVVLASGQQHDKMRGANEKYSKFVYSTRYAFNIEANDRHFAAASFDGMLGLSDDGVHFRMRETLEQALIADDRLYSRWKPWSDVTVETWLVPANPWHIRIHRIVTPRALQTTEGGFAIEQADFQADIASRGEGLAVWYGQTDTSAIIDLSPAFRREGHAMSPIANTNLIHAKTLLPQLRGQIEAGTTLLAAAVIALPNAEMDPAFLQSVPVCPDVAELERLFRAQGQVIPAFNLTGAK, encoded by the coding sequence GTGATCTACGACCCAGTTCGAGCCAATCCCCTTTGCGGGAACCCTCTTCTTTCCCAAGCCGACCTTGGCAGAGCGGTGCTGGATCTGTTCAAACCGCTTCTTCCCTATTTTTCGCAAGGCGGCGCGCGGGTCCGCCTGAGCGCGACCGGCGCGCATTTCGACCGTGCCGCGGCCGACCTTGAAGGTTTTGCCCGACCGCTCTGGGGGATCGTACCGCTCGCAGCCGGAGGCCATGATTTCCCGCATTGGGATCTCTACCGCCGCGGCCTTGCAAACGGCACCGATCCATCTCATCCGGAATATTGGGGCGACATTTCAGATCGCGACCAGCGTCAGGTGGAGCTGGCGGCGGTGGGTTTTGCGCTTGCCATGGTTCCCGAACATATCTGGGACCCGCTCAGCGAAGGGCAGAAGAAAACAGTCGCAGCCTATCTCCTGTCGGCCCACGACAAGGAATTCGTCGACAACAATTGGAAATTCTTCCGGGTCCTCATCGATCTCGGCCTGACACGCGTCGGCATAAGCCTGGACCGGTCCAAGACCGAAAAATATCTCGATGAGACCGAGGCCTTCCGGCTCGGCGAAGGCTGGTATCGCGACGGGCCGGTCAAGCGCGTCGACCACTATATCCCCTTCGCCCTGCATTTTTATGCGCTGATCTATTCGGTGCTCGCGACGGCCGATACTGCGCGCGGCGATGCCTATCGCGAACGTGCCCGTGTCTTTGCGCAGGACATCCGCCACTGGTTCGGTCCGGATGGCGCGGCGCTTGCCTTCGGGCGCAGCCAGACATACCGGTTTGCCGCCGGCGGCTTCTGGGGCGCATTGGCATTTGCGGGCGTCGAGGCCCTGCCCTGGGCCGAAATCAAGGGCTACTACATGCGCCATATCCGCTGGTGGTCGAAGCTTCCGATCGCCGACCGCGACGGGGTTCTGTCGATCGGCTACGGTTATCCCAATCTGCTGATGAGCGAGAGCTACAACTCGCCCGGCTCGCCCTATTGGGCGCTGAAATTCTTTTTGCCCCTGGCTCTGCCCGCCGACCATCCGTTCTGGCTGGCACAGGAAGCACCGGCACCCTCCTTTGCGGACCCGGTTCCGCTCGAAGAACCCGGCATGGTCGCCATGCATACGCCCGGCAACGTGGTTGTCCTCGCCTCCGGGCAGCAGCACGACAAGATGCGCGGCGCCAACGAGAAATATTCGAAATTCGTCTATTCCACCCGCTACGCCTTCAACATCGAGGCCAACGACCGGCATTTCGCGGCGGCAAGTTTTGACGGCATGCTGGGCCTTTCCGACGACGGGGTGCATTTCCGCATGCGCGAGACGCTCGAGCAGGCGCTGATCGCCGACGACAGGCTCTATTCCCGCTGGAAGCCCTGGAGTGACGTCACGGTCGAGACATGGCTGGTGCCGGCCAACCCCTGGCATATCCGCATCCACCGCATTGTCACGCCTCGCGCTCTGCAAACGACGGAGGGCGGCTTTGCCATCGAGCAGGCGGATTTCCAGGCCGACATCGCCAGCCGAGGCGAAGGTCTGGCCGTTTGGTATGGTCAGACCGACACCAGCGCGATCATCGACCTCTCACCTGCCTTCAGGCGGGAGGGCCATGCCATGAGCCCGATCGCCAATACCAATCTCATTCACGCAAAGACGCTTCTTCCCCAGCTCCGTGGACAGATCGAGGCAGGGACGACGCTGCTTGCCGCGGCGGTCATCGCGCTCCCCAATGCCGAGATGGACCCGGCCTTTCTGCAGTCCGTCCCGGTCTGCCCGGATGTGGCGGAACTGGAGCGGCTGTTCCGTGCGCAAGGACAGGTGATCCCCGCCTTCAACCTTACCGGCGCCAAGTGA
- a CDS encoding ABC transporter ATP-binding protein, which produces MRPAHAGSVVFQNVRKTFGAFTAIHDLSLTVEPGTLVTLLGPSGCGKTTTLRMLAGLEHPASGRILIGGKDVTMLPANERDVSMVFQSYALFPHMTSLDNVAYGLESSGLSRRQAREQAEHGLELVGLAGMGRRLPAELSGGQQQRVAVARALVLEPQVLLLDEPLSNLDARLRRRVRTEIRELQQRLQFTAVYVTHDQDEALAVSDKIIVMKDGEIAQEGSPRDLYEAPASSFIADFIGEANVVPCEIIDISGTQATVGIEGLRHVVPARGARPGRGKLAVRPNAITVEPAESAAFFGRIRHTAYLGDHIEYEAETSGGTLFIVDPSVDRPLPPGTQVAIGLKSRGIAIIAE; this is translated from the coding sequence ATGAGACCAGCCCATGCCGGATCCGTCGTTTTCCAGAACGTCCGCAAGACTTTCGGCGCCTTCACGGCCATTCACGACCTGTCGCTGACCGTCGAGCCAGGTACGCTGGTGACATTGCTCGGCCCCTCCGGCTGCGGCAAGACCACGACGCTGCGCATGCTCGCCGGCCTCGAACACCCGGCCTCCGGCCGCATTCTGATCGGCGGCAAGGACGTCACCATGCTGCCGGCCAATGAGCGGGATGTCTCGATGGTCTTCCAGTCCTACGCGCTCTTCCCGCACATGACTTCGCTCGACAACGTCGCCTACGGGCTGGAGTCATCGGGGCTGAGCCGGAGGCAAGCGCGTGAACAGGCCGAGCACGGGCTCGAACTTGTCGGCCTTGCGGGCATGGGACGCCGTCTTCCCGCCGAACTGTCCGGCGGCCAGCAGCAGCGCGTCGCCGTCGCCCGCGCGCTGGTCCTCGAACCCCAGGTCCTGCTGCTCGACGAGCCGCTGTCCAACCTCGATGCACGTCTGCGCCGCCGCGTCCGCACCGAAATCCGCGAGCTTCAGCAGCGCCTGCAGTTTACCGCCGTCTACGTCACCCATGACCAGGACGAGGCGCTGGCGGTCTCCGACAAGATCATCGTCATGAAAGATGGCGAGATCGCCCAGGAGGGCAGCCCGCGCGACCTCTACGAGGCACCGGCCTCGTCCTTCATTGCCGACTTCATCGGCGAGGCAAATGTCGTGCCCTGCGAGATCATCGATATCTCGGGCACACAGGCGACCGTCGGCATCGAAGGCCTCAGGCATGTCGTGCCGGCGCGCGGTGCAAGGCCCGGCCGCGGCAAGCTCGCGGTCAGACCGAATGCCATCACGGTCGAACCGGCCGAAAGCGCCGCCTTTTTCGGGCGGATCAGGCACACGGCCTATCTCGGCGACCATATCGAATACGAGGCGGAAACGAGCGGCGGGACGTTGTTCATCGTCGACCCGTCGGTCGACCGCCCTCTTCCTCCCGGCACACAGGTCGCCATCGGCCTCAAGAGCCGCGGCATCGCCATCATCGCGGAATGA
- a CDS encoding substrate-binding domain-containing protein translates to MSRKIFVSAKEVADRAGVSRSAVSRTFTPGASVSEETRRRVIEAAEALGYHVNHLARGLMRNESGIVCLIVSELDTPYRASLIRALTGQLQSASKIAMLINTDRSDDSVDQALRQAISYRADASIILSGMPDRSITDLCLKSGQRLVLINRDEDRDGALMINLNDRDAARRSFIALLRAGCRNFAFANSEAMTPSLMAREEGFCAAGREHGLEVTVERFGSTTYQSGVVLAQRLLTREKRPDAIFCVNDLLACGLMDAARHQFNLAVPSELCVVGFDDIEQASWSSYNLTTFAQPVDRIAAEAVTWLDQVTSAETNSRRLDADLVWRGSVRGG, encoded by the coding sequence ATGAGCCGCAAGATTTTTGTCAGCGCCAAGGAAGTCGCTGACCGGGCTGGTGTGTCCAGGTCGGCCGTTTCGCGCACGTTCACGCCGGGTGCAAGCGTTTCGGAGGAGACGCGGCGACGGGTGATCGAAGCGGCCGAGGCGCTGGGTTATCATGTCAACCACCTCGCTCGCGGGCTGATGCGCAACGAAAGCGGCATCGTCTGCCTGATCGTTTCCGAGCTCGATACGCCCTACCGCGCCAGCCTTATCCGGGCGCTCACCGGCCAGCTCCAGAGCGCCTCGAAGATCGCCATGCTGATCAATACCGACCGCTCCGACGACAGCGTCGACCAGGCACTCCGCCAGGCGATCAGCTACCGCGCCGATGCGTCGATCATCCTGTCCGGCATGCCGGACAGGTCGATCACCGATCTCTGCCTCAAGAGCGGACAAAGGCTTGTGCTGATCAACCGCGACGAGGATCGCGACGGCGCCCTGATGATCAACCTCAATGATCGCGATGCGGCCCGGCGTAGCTTCATCGCCCTGCTGCGCGCCGGCTGTCGCAACTTCGCCTTCGCCAATTCGGAAGCGATGACGCCGAGCCTGATGGCCCGCGAGGAGGGTTTTTGCGCTGCGGGCCGCGAACATGGCCTCGAGGTGACCGTCGAACGGTTCGGCTCGACCACCTATCAGAGCGGCGTGGTGCTGGCGCAACGGCTGCTCACCCGCGAGAAGCGGCCGGACGCGATCTTCTGCGTCAACGACCTGCTTGCCTGTGGCTTGATGGATGCCGCCCGGCATCAGTTCAACCTTGCGGTTCCGTCCGAACTCTGCGTCGTCGGCTTCGACGACATCGAGCAGGCGTCCTGGTCGTCCTACAATCTCACGACCTTTGCCCAGCCCGTCGACCGGATTGCGGCCGAAGCCGTCACCTGGCTCGATCAGGTCACATCGGCCGAGACGAACTCCCGAAGACTTGATGCGGACCTCGTCTGGCGCGGATCGGTGAGGGGCGGATGA
- a CDS encoding ABC transporter substrate-binding protein translates to MYLEKLGRSVRFAIAGLAMATSVAGSAYAQSGNAVTLKWALWDWDKVAYYKPLMEAYQAKHPNVKFESVDLGSQDYQQMIATQLAGGSKDIDIVTVKDVPNYTNLVRAGSISDLSGFMTEQKINPASFGGLVDELKIDGKIYALPFRSDFWVVYYNKDIFDKAGVTYPTNDMTWAQFDQIATKLAGGMGANKTYGALFHTWRSTVQLPGILDGKQTLAGPDYAFLKPWYERALALQKAGVVPSYASLKTSNTHYSALFFNGTIGMLPMGTWFVGTQIAKVASGESKSKNWGIVKFPHPDGVAAGTTAAQISGLAVNTNSAHKAEVLDFIKFVTGPEGAAIIAGTGTIPTVRTPEVTAKIASLPGFPQDQASKDALQSGKSFLEMAVNPNAAKIEVVLNRAHDSIMTDNISIDGGLKEMADGVKAIK, encoded by the coding sequence ATGTATTTGGAAAAACTCGGGAGATCGGTGAGGTTCGCGATAGCGGGTCTCGCCATGGCGACGTCGGTCGCAGGATCGGCATACGCACAGTCGGGCAACGCCGTGACGCTCAAATGGGCGCTGTGGGATTGGGACAAGGTGGCTTATTACAAGCCGCTCATGGAGGCATACCAGGCCAAGCATCCGAACGTTAAGTTCGAGTCCGTGGACCTCGGTTCGCAGGACTACCAGCAGATGATCGCCACGCAGCTTGCCGGCGGCTCCAAGGATATCGACATCGTCACCGTCAAGGACGTTCCGAACTACACGAACCTCGTCCGTGCCGGCTCGATCTCGGACCTCTCCGGCTTCATGACGGAACAGAAGATCAACCCGGCGTCGTTCGGCGGCCTCGTCGACGAACTCAAGATCGACGGCAAGATCTATGCCCTGCCGTTCCGCTCGGATTTCTGGGTCGTCTATTACAACAAGGACATTTTCGACAAGGCCGGTGTTACCTACCCGACCAACGACATGACCTGGGCGCAGTTCGACCAGATCGCCACGAAGCTCGCTGGCGGCATGGGCGCGAACAAGACCTACGGCGCTCTCTTCCACACATGGCGCTCCACGGTCCAGCTTCCCGGCATCCTCGACGGCAAGCAGACGCTCGCGGGTCCGGACTACGCTTTCCTGAAGCCTTGGTATGAGCGCGCGCTTGCCCTGCAGAAGGCCGGCGTCGTTCCGTCCTATGCGTCGCTGAAGACCTCCAATACCCACTACTCGGCGCTGTTCTTCAACGGCACGATCGGCATGCTGCCGATGGGTACCTGGTTCGTCGGCACCCAGATCGCCAAGGTCGCTTCCGGCGAATCCAAGAGCAAGAACTGGGGGATCGTGAAGTTCCCGCATCCGGACGGCGTTGCAGCAGGCACGACCGCAGCGCAGATTTCCGGTCTCGCCGTCAACACCAACTCCGCTCACAAGGCCGAGGTGCTCGACTTCATCAAGTTCGTCACCGGCCCGGAAGGGGCGGCCATCATCGCCGGCACCGGCACGATCCCGACCGTCCGCACGCCGGAGGTCACCGCCAAGATCGCATCGCTGCCGGGCTTCCCCCAGGACCAGGCGAGCAAGGACGCACTGCAGTCCGGCAAGTCCTTCCTGGAAATGGCCGTCAATCCGAATGCCGCAAAGATCGAAGTTGTCCTCAATCGTGCGCATGACTCGATCATGACCGACAACATCTCGATCGATGGCGGCCTGAAGGAAATGGCCGACGGCGTGAAAGCCATCAAGTAA
- a CDS encoding ABC transporter substrate-binding protein, translated as MRLALTAALAAGLTMNVSASRAAEELNLICSADVVICEMMQQMFQKDTGIQVNMVRLSSGETYAKIRAEARNPKTDIWWAGTGDPHLQAASEGLTQEYKSPLLGELNDWAKKQAESSGFRTVGVYAGALGWGYNTELFKQKNYKEPKCWADLLDASFKGEIQMANPNSSGTAYTALATLVQIMGEDKAYDYLKKLNANVSQYTKSGSAPVKAAARGETAIGIVFMHDAVAQAVEGFPVKSIAPCEGTGYEIGSMSIVKGARNLENAKKWYDWALKADVQSHMKEAKSFQLPSNAKAEVPKEAPKFADIKLIDYDFTKYGDPNTRKKLLERWDKEIGASAN; from the coding sequence ATGCGCCTGGCTCTCACAGCCGCTCTCGCGGCTGGCTTGACTATGAACGTATCGGCATCTCGTGCCGCGGAAGAACTCAACCTGATCTGCTCTGCCGACGTGGTCATCTGCGAGATGATGCAGCAGATGTTCCAGAAGGATACCGGCATTCAGGTGAACATGGTTCGCCTGTCGTCCGGCGAAACCTATGCCAAGATCCGCGCCGAAGCGCGCAATCCGAAAACGGATATCTGGTGGGCCGGTACGGGCGACCCGCACCTGCAGGCGGCGTCCGAGGGACTGACGCAGGAATACAAGTCGCCGCTTCTCGGAGAGCTGAACGACTGGGCGAAGAAGCAGGCGGAAAGCTCCGGCTTCCGCACGGTCGGCGTCTATGCCGGCGCGCTCGGCTGGGGTTACAATACCGAACTCTTCAAGCAGAAGAACTACAAGGAGCCCAAGTGCTGGGCCGACCTCCTGGATGCCTCGTTCAAGGGCGAGATCCAGATGGCCAACCCGAATTCGTCCGGTACCGCCTATACGGCGCTGGCAACGCTCGTGCAGATCATGGGCGAAGACAAGGCCTATGACTATCTGAAGAAGCTCAACGCCAACGTTTCGCAATATACCAAGTCCGGCTCAGCGCCCGTCAAGGCCGCCGCCCGCGGCGAGACGGCGATCGGCATCGTCTTCATGCATGATGCGGTGGCTCAGGCGGTCGAAGGTTTCCCGGTCAAGTCGATCGCGCCCTGCGAGGGCACCGGCTACGAAATCGGCTCGATGTCGATCGTCAAGGGCGCTCGCAACCTGGAAAACGCGAAGAAGTGGTATGACTGGGCGCTGAAGGCCGACGTACAGTCGCACATGAAGGAGGCGAAGTCCTTCCAGCTTCCGTCAAACGCCAAGGCGGAAGTCCCGAAGGAAGCGCCGAAGTTCGCCGACATCAAGCTGATCGACTACGACTTCACCAAATACGGCGACCCGAACACCCGCAAAAAGCTGCTCGAGCGCTGGGACAAGGAAATCGGCGCGAGCGCCAACTGA
- a CDS encoding DUF624 domain-containing protein: MQWLRDMWTKEGPGIPKNAPKKTGLALFAATFAREWWEMVKLNILFILAALFVVTIPAAIAATARVSVAFVEDRNTYLLRDFVEAFFRYFWRATAWGLAFTLAIGLGVYAIVTYAATAKGNLVLALPLTIALIATVFIVVVACHLVVLMVMRDLSAPKLLRLAAVASVVRPLPALGALAFVAALWLAHIVFYPVSVFMPATLNFSLGMFAVTFGVHRAAVMVLALPMAIQAHREPQAGDAKHI; the protein is encoded by the coding sequence ATGCAATGGCTGCGCGACATGTGGACGAAGGAAGGACCGGGCATTCCGAAGAATGCGCCGAAGAAGACCGGTCTTGCCCTTTTCGCCGCTACGTTCGCCCGCGAATGGTGGGAGATGGTCAAATTGAACATCCTGTTCATTCTGGCCGCACTCTTCGTCGTCACCATCCCCGCTGCAATCGCTGCGACCGCCCGCGTTTCGGTCGCCTTCGTCGAAGACCGCAACACCTACCTCCTGCGGGATTTCGTCGAAGCGTTTTTCCGATATTTCTGGCGTGCGACCGCGTGGGGCCTGGCCTTCACACTTGCGATCGGCCTCGGCGTCTATGCGATCGTCACCTATGCCGCGACCGCGAAAGGCAATCTCGTCCTCGCCCTGCCGCTGACGATTGCGCTGATCGCGACGGTTTTCATCGTCGTGGTGGCCTGCCATCTCGTCGTGCTGATGGTGATGCGTGATCTTTCGGCGCCGAAGCTGCTGCGGCTGGCAGCCGTCGCCTCGGTCGTGCGTCCGCTACCGGCGCTCGGCGCGCTTGCATTCGTGGCCGCGCTCTGGCTCGCGCATATCGTTTTTTATCCGGTGTCCGTGTTCATGCCGGCCACCCTTAACTTTTCACTCGGAATGTTCGCCGTCACATTCGGCGTCCATCGGGCAGCGGTCATGGTTCTAGCCCTGCCAATGGCAATACAGGCGCATCGCGAACCGCAGGCGGGTGACGCTAAGCATATCTAG